The following are from one region of the Novosphingobium humi genome:
- the fabI gene encoding enoyl-ACP reductase FabI, protein MTGLMQGKRGLIMGLANDKSLAWGIARKLHEHGAELAFSYQGEALKKRVGPLAESLGSDFLIDCDVSDMDALDAAFDALKTRWETIDFIVHAIGYSDKTQLRGRYYDTTLDNFLMTMNISAYSLVAVTKRAQAMMPNGGSILTLSYYGAEKVVPHYNVMGVAKAALETSVKYLANDCGPAGIRVNAISAGPIKTLAASGIGDFRYILKWNELNSPLRRNVTIEDVGGAGLYLLSDLAGGVTGEIHHVDAGYNVVGMKQEDAPDIALS, encoded by the coding sequence ATGACCGGACTGATGCAGGGCAAGCGTGGCCTGATCATGGGGCTGGCAAACGATAAGTCGCTGGCATGGGGCATTGCCCGGAAATTGCACGAACATGGCGCGGAGCTGGCCTTTTCCTATCAGGGCGAGGCGCTGAAAAAGCGCGTCGGCCCGCTGGCCGAGAGTCTGGGCAGCGATTTCCTGATCGATTGCGACGTGTCGGACATGGACGCGCTGGACGCGGCCTTTGATGCGCTGAAGACCCGCTGGGAAACCATCGACTTCATCGTCCATGCCATCGGTTATTCGGACAAGACCCAGCTGCGCGGCCGCTATTACGACACCACGCTCGACAATTTCCTGATGACCATGAACATCTCGGCCTACAGCCTGGTGGCCGTGACCAAGCGCGCGCAGGCGATGATGCCGAACGGCGGCTCGATCCTGACGCTGAGCTATTATGGCGCGGAAAAGGTCGTGCCCCATTACAACGTGATGGGCGTGGCCAAGGCGGCGCTGGAAACCAGCGTCAAATATCTGGCCAATGACTGCGGCCCGGCAGGCATCCGCGTCAACGCCATTTCGGCCGGGCCGATCAAGACGCTGGCCGCCAGCGGGATCGGCGATTTCCGCTATATCCTGAAGTGGAACGAGCTGAACTCGCCGCTGCGCCGCAATGTCACGATTGAGGACGTGGGCGGTGCGGGGCTCTATCTGCTCTCCGATCTGGCGGGCGGCGTGACGGGCGAGATCCACCACGTGGACGCCGGTTACAATGTAGTGGGCATGAAGCAGGAAGACGCGCCCGATATTGCCTTGAGCTGA
- a CDS encoding cation diffusion facilitator family transporter, producing MAQHDHSALNRSAAYASISMALLLVGLKGWAAWTTGSTAMLGSLADTLLDLVASLATLAGVWVAGMPADDNHRFGHGKAEALSAMFQVLLIGASAMALAVHSVQQLTSGERTGAAGDGILVSVIAIAGTLALLAWQQYVIRRTRSVAISTDHLHYKSDLLLNMAVIVALLLDQYAGLTKADPLFGLGIALWLGWGAWHASEEAIEQLMDREWPEDKKARFVEVLGRHPELRGVHDLRTRTSGNRDFVQFHVWVDGNMTVTHAHKVMDEIEAKLHAEFPGVEILIHPDPEGHVDEHGVAAEDILQTGEV from the coding sequence ATGGCCCAACACGATCACTCCGCGCTTAACCGCAGCGCAGCCTATGCCAGCATCTCCATGGCCCTGCTGCTGGTGGGGTTGAAGGGTTGGGCGGCGTGGACCACCGGCTCGACCGCGATGCTGGGCAGCCTTGCCGATACTTTGCTCGATCTGGTGGCGTCTCTGGCGACGCTGGCAGGGGTCTGGGTGGCGGGTATGCCCGCCGATGACAACCACCGCTTTGGCCATGGCAAGGCCGAGGCTTTGTCCGCGATGTTTCAGGTGCTGCTGATCGGCGCCTCGGCGATGGCGCTGGCGGTCCATTCGGTCCAGCAACTGACGTCGGGCGAGCGCACTGGGGCGGCGGGCGACGGCATCCTTGTCTCGGTCATTGCGATTGCGGGCACGCTGGCGCTGCTGGCATGGCAGCAATATGTGATTCGCCGGACGCGCTCGGTGGCGATCTCGACCGACCACCTCCATTACAAATCCGACCTGCTGCTCAACATGGCGGTCATCGTTGCGCTGCTGCTCGACCAATATGCGGGCCTGACCAAGGCCGACCCGCTCTTTGGCCTCGGCATCGCGCTCTGGCTGGGCTGGGGCGCGTGGCACGCCAGCGAGGAGGCCATCGAGCAATTGATGGACCGCGAATGGCCCGAGGACAAAAAGGCCCGCTTTGTCGAAGTCCTCGGCCGCCACCCCGAACTGCGCGGCGTCCACGATCTGCGCACCCGCACCAGCGGCAACCGCGATTTCGTCCAGTTCCACGTCTGGGTCGACGGCAACATGACCGTGACCCATGCGCACAAGGTCATGGACGAGATCGAGGCCAAGCTGCACGCCGAATTTCCCGGCGTCGAAATCCTGATCCATCCCGATCCCGAAGGCCATGTCGATGAGCATGGCGTGGCGGCGGAGGATATTTTGCAGACGGGGGAGGTTTAA
- a CDS encoding DUF1153 domain-containing protein, producing MIENQKIRPAMVIGPLGEPLTLESLPPPNTTRWVVRRKAEVVAAVNGGLLTIDEVCERYGLTLEEFASWQRAVDRSGMQGLRVTRIQHYRDLYERQLKY from the coding sequence ATGATCGAGAACCAGAAAATCCGTCCGGCCATGGTCATTGGCCCGCTCGGCGAACCGCTCACGCTGGAATCGCTGCCGCCGCCCAACACCACGCGTTGGGTCGTGCGCCGCAAGGCCGAAGTGGTCGCAGCCGTCAACGGCGGCCTGCTGACTATTGATGAGGTCTGCGAGCGTTACGGCCTCACGCTCGAAGAATTCGCCTCGTGGCAACGCGCGGTGGATCGTTCGGGGATGCAGGGCCTGCGCGTCACGCGGATTCAGCATTACCGCGATCTCTATGAGCGCCAACTGAAATATTGA
- a CDS encoding sterol desaturase family protein codes for MSDPTLLSALISALAMTLIVSLRYLLSSGGFAWATRLLQPGLYAPLTRQIRSEIAWSLLSCAIFGIPAGIVAWGWRAHGWTRIYEDIHAMPLWYWPLSILIYLAIHDTWFYWSHRWMHAPRVFRIFHAVHHASRPPTAWAAMAFHPTEALTQAFVIPLLVFLVPIHVGALGVVLTIMTVMGVTNHMGWEIFPHRLVHGRIGEWIITATHHQRHHDIYRANFGLYFRFWDRVCGTDKGLGEFLRP; via the coding sequence ATGTCCGACCCGACCCTGCTCTCCGCCCTCATTTCGGCTCTGGCGATGACGCTTATCGTCTCGCTGCGCTATCTGCTCTCCAGCGGCGGTTTCGCATGGGCCACGCGGCTGCTGCAACCGGGGCTGTACGCCCCCCTGACGCGCCAGATCCGATCCGAGATCGCATGGTCGCTGCTCTCCTGCGCGATTTTCGGCATTCCGGCCGGGATCGTCGCATGGGGCTGGCGCGCGCATGGCTGGACCCGGATCTATGAGGACATCCATGCCATGCCTTTGTGGTACTGGCCCCTCTCGATCCTGATCTATCTGGCGATCCATGACACGTGGTTCTATTGGAGCCACCGCTGGATGCACGCGCCGCGCGTGTTCCGCATCTTTCACGCCGTCCATCATGCCAGCCGCCCGCCCACCGCTTGGGCCGCGATGGCCTTTCATCCCACCGAGGCGCTGACGCAGGCCTTTGTCATCCCGCTGCTGGTATTTCTTGTGCCGATTCACGTGGGGGCGCTGGGCGTTGTATTAACCATCATGACGGTGATGGGCGTGACCAACCACATGGGCTGGGAGATATTCCCCCATCGTCTGGTGCATGGGCGAATCGGGGAATGGATCATCACCGCCACCCATCATCAGCGCCACCACGACATCTATCGCGCCAATTTCGGCCTCTATTTCCGCTTTTGGGACCGGGTTTGCGGCACGGACAAGGGGCTGGGTGAATTTTTGCGCCCATAG
- a CDS encoding serine hydrolase gives MVTRRPPLIAPKRRLPTPLVAHARRSARARGLVAALSLALLAGCGGGEKAESPLSPQAMAAIGTRPGAPREALARAVDELFTDPMLGETRALVVMHRGRIVAERYAPGYGPNTKLIGWSMSKTITGVLIGLLISDGRLTLDESAPVPSWQRPGDPRGEITLRQLLQMRSGLRHVETATPAGDADTVRMLVLDGRDDMAAYAEAQPLVAEPGSRWEYSTATSVILADIAARALTDSRDPAARRQAVIDYLRSRLFIPAGMTSATPEFDASGTMLGGSMIHATARDWAKFGEFLRNNGMVNGARIVPSDWVRFMLTPAPHNPGYGAQIWLNRHQPSGEEELFPARGKANIFAAIGHLGQYVIVSPDQELTVVRLGKTDHAMRPALVRKLADIVQLYNQD, from the coding sequence ATGGTCACGCGCCGCCCCCCCCTTATCGCGCCCAAGCGCCGCTTGCCAACCCCGCTGGTGGCGCACGCCCGCCGTTCCGCCCGCGCGCGCGGGCTTGTGGCCGCGCTTTCGCTCGCCCTGCTTGCGGGCTGCGGCGGCGGGGAAAAGGCCGAATCGCCCCTCTCGCCCCAGGCCATGGCCGCGATCGGCACGCGCCCCGGCGCCCCGCGTGAGGCTCTGGCCCGCGCGGTGGATGAATTGTTCACCGATCCGATGCTGGGCGAAACGCGCGCATTGGTGGTGATGCATCGCGGGCGAATCGTGGCCGAGCGCTATGCCCCCGGCTATGGCCCCAACACCAAGCTGATCGGCTGGTCGATGTCCAAGACGATCACCGGCGTGCTGATCGGCCTGCTGATTTCGGACGGGCGGCTCACGCTCGACGAATCGGCCCCGGTCCCCTCGTGGCAGCGCCCCGGCGACCCGCGCGGCGAAATCACCTTGCGCCAATTGCTGCAGATGCGTTCGGGCCTGCGCCATGTCGAAACGGCCACGCCCGCAGGCGATGCCGACACTGTGCGCATGCTGGTGCTGGACGGGCGCGACGATATGGCCGCCTATGCCGAGGCCCAGCCGCTGGTGGCCGAACCGGGCAGCCGGTGGGAATATTCCACCGCCACCAGCGTGATTCTGGCCGATATCGCCGCGCGCGCGCTGACCGACAGCCGCGATCCGGCCGCCCGGCGACAGGCGGTCATTGACTATCTGCGCAGCCGCCTCTTCATCCCCGCCGGCATGACCAGCGCCACCCCCGAATTCGACGCCTCCGGCACCATGCTCGGGGGCAGCATGATCCACGCCACCGCCCGCGACTGGGCCAAATTCGGCGAATTCCTGCGCAACAACGGCATGGTCAACGGCGCGCGCATCGTTCCCTCCGACTGGGTCCGCTTCATGCTGACCCCCGCGCCGCACAATCCCGGCTATGGCGCCCAGATCTGGCTCAACCGCCACCAGCCAAGCGGAGAGGAAGAACTCTTTCCGGCACGGGGCAAGGCCAATATCTTCGCCGCCATCGGCCACCTCGGCCAATATGTCATCGTCTCGCCCGATCAGGAGCTGACCGTGGTGCGGCTGGGCAAAACCGATCACGCCATGCGCCCCGCGCTGGTGCGCAAGCTGGCCGATATTGTGCAATTGTATAATCAGGATTGA
- a CDS encoding DnaJ C-terminal domain-containing protein, translated as MAQDPYAILGVSRGASEKDIKSAYRKLAKELHPDHNKDNPKAAERFSEVTRAYDLLTDKDKRAQFDRGEIDGEGNPAGFGGAGGFGGGFGAGGFGNGQRGFGGGGAGPEGMDFGDIFEGIFGGRSGGFGGGGFGGGGFGGGGGFGRQAPPKGANRAYRLAVSLPDAALCASQRITLADGKTIDVKLPKGVEDGMQIRLAGKGEPGPGGTGDAMITIAIQPHPYFRRDGDDIRVDIPVTLDEAVFGAKVKVPTADGAVMLTVAPGSSSGKTLRIKGRGFTRKDGTRGDQFVTLEIALPEGDTDLAQRLEGWRDTRDLRAKFG; from the coding sequence ATGGCACAAGATCCTTATGCAATTCTGGGTGTATCGCGCGGCGCAAGCGAGAAGGACATCAAGTCCGCCTATCGCAAGCTGGCCAAGGAATTGCACCCCGACCACAACAAGGACAACCCCAAGGCCGCCGAGCGTTTCAGCGAGGTGACGCGGGCCTATGACCTGTTGACCGACAAGGACAAGCGCGCCCAGTTCGACCGGGGCGAGATTGACGGCGAGGGCAATCCGGCCGGATTCGGGGGCGCGGGCGGCTTTGGCGGCGGTTTCGGCGCCGGTGGTTTTGGCAATGGCCAGCGCGGCTTTGGCGGCGGCGGGGCCGGGCCGGAAGGCATGGATTTCGGCGATATTTTCGAAGGCATCTTTGGCGGGCGCAGCGGCGGCTTTGGGGGCGGTGGCTTTGGGGGCGGTGGCTTTGGGGGCGGCGGCGGTTTCGGCCGTCAGGCCCCGCCCAAGGGCGCCAACCGCGCCTATCGCCTTGCCGTGTCGCTGCCCGATGCCGCGCTCTGCGCCAGCCAGCGCATCACGCTGGCCGATGGCAAGACGATCGATGTCAAACTGCCCAAGGGCGTCGAGGACGGGATGCAGATCCGTCTGGCGGGCAAGGGCGAGCCGGGGCCCGGCGGCACGGGCGACGCGATGATCACCATCGCCATCCAGCCCCACCCCTATTTCCGCCGCGACGGCGATGATATCCGCGTCGATATTCCCGTCACGCTGGACGAGGCGGTGTTCGGCGCCAAGGTCAAGGTGCCCACCGCCGATGGCGCGGTGATGCTGACCGTGGCGCCGGGCAGTTCGAGCGGCAAGACCCTGCGCATCAAGGGGCGCGGCTTTACCCGCAAGGACGGCACGCGCGGCGATCAGTTCGTGACGCTGGAAATCGCGCTGCCCGAAGGCGACACGGATCTGGCGCAAAGGCTCGAAGGCTGGCGCGATACGCGCGATCTGCGCGCGAAATTCGGATAA
- the pdxH gene encoding pyridoxamine 5'-phosphate oxidase has translation MSSESDAIVGGDPFALFDAWFAEAKKSEPNDPEAVAVATATPDAFPSVRMVLMKDHGPQLLGPRGGFVFYTNSHSRKGGELLANPRAAMLFHWKSLRRQIRIEGAIHQVPDDMADAYFASRSRDSQLGAHASNQSAPLSSRGAFLADIARVTARHLIGPVPRPPHWTGFCLVPDAMEFWMDRAFRLHERRRFVRAGDGNGEGWTSSLLYP, from the coding sequence ATGAGTTCGGAATCAGACGCGATTGTCGGCGGCGATCCCTTCGCCCTGTTCGACGCATGGTTTGCCGAGGCGAAAAAATCCGAGCCCAATGACCCCGAAGCGGTGGCGGTCGCCACGGCCACGCCCGATGCTTTCCCCTCGGTGCGCATGGTTTTGATGAAGGATCATGGGCCACAGTTGCTCGGCCCGCGCGGCGGTTTCGTGTTCTATACCAACAGTCACAGCCGCAAGGGCGGCGAATTGCTGGCCAATCCGCGCGCGGCGATGCTGTTTCACTGGAAGAGCCTGCGCCGCCAGATCCGCATCGAGGGCGCGATCCATCAGGTGCCCGATGACATGGCCGATGCCTATTTCGCCAGCCGCAGCCGCGATTCGCAATTGGGCGCCCACGCCAGCAACCAGTCCGCGCCGCTTTCCTCGCGCGGGGCGTTTCTGGCCGATATCGCGCGCGTGACGGCGCGCCATCTGATCGGGCCGGTGCCGCGCCCGCCGCACTGGACGGGCTTTTGCCTTGTGCCCGACGCGATGGAATTCTGGATGGACCGCGCCTTTCGCCTGCACGAACGCCGCCGCTTTGTCCGCGCCGGTGACGGCAACGGTGAGGGCTGGACCAGCAGCCTGCTTTACCCGTAA
- the mnmA gene encoding tRNA 2-thiouridine(34) synthase MnmA codes for MRRIVVAMSGGVDSSVVAALAAHSGAEVIGITLQLYDHGEAVKRKGACCAGDDIRDAREVADRLGIAHYVYDHESAFRESVVDRFAEDYLNGRTPIPCIRCNMGPKFTDLLTMARDLGADCLATGHYVRRVMGAAGPELHRALDPARDQSYFLYATTEAQLDFLRFPLGGMPKTQVRELADHFGLKVAAKPDSQDICFVPEGDYASVVRKIRPEGERPGDIVHAQTGAVLGHHRGVIHYTVGQRRGLEIGGLPEPVYVVGIDAPGARVLVGPRAMLAVSAARIVETNRIGPVPEGAELTAKVRSLAKPVPVVLDGPLGGGADTTIRFASPEYGVAPGQAAVIYAGDRVIGGGWIEETFAA; via the coding sequence ATGCGTCGAATCGTTGTCGCCATGTCGGGGGGCGTAGACTCATCCGTGGTGGCGGCATTGGCCGCGCACAGCGGGGCCGAGGTGATCGGCATCACGCTCCAGCTTTACGATCATGGCGAGGCGGTGAAACGCAAGGGTGCGTGCTGTGCGGGCGATGATATCCGCGACGCGCGCGAGGTGGCCGACCGGCTGGGCATCGCGCATTATGTTTACGACCATGAATCCGCATTTCGCGAAAGCGTGGTTGATCGTTTTGCCGAAGATTACCTCAACGGGCGGACGCCTATTCCCTGCATCCGCTGCAACATGGGGCCAAAGTTCACCGACCTTTTGACCATGGCGCGCGATCTGGGGGCCGATTGTCTGGCCACCGGGCATTATGTGCGCCGCGTGATGGGGGCGGCAGGGCCCGAACTGCACCGCGCGCTCGATCCCGCGCGCGACCAGTCCTATTTCCTTTACGCCACCACCGAGGCGCAGCTCGATTTCCTGCGCTTCCCCCTTGGCGGCATGCCCAAGACGCAGGTGCGCGAACTGGCCGACCATTTCGGCCTCAAGGTCGCGGCCAAGCCCGATTCGCAGGACATCTGCTTTGTGCCCGAGGGCGATTACGCCAGCGTGGTGCGCAAGATCCGCCCTGAGGGCGAGCGCCCCGGCGATATCGTCCACGCCCAGACCGGCGCGGTGCTGGGCCATCATCGCGGCGTGATCCATTATACGGTGGGCCAGCGGCGGGGGCTGGAGATCGGCGGCCTGCCCGAACCGGTCTATGTGGTGGGGATTGATGCGCCCGGCGCGCGGGTGCTGGTGGGGCCGCGCGCGATGCTGGCGGTGTCGGCGGCGCGGATTGTCGAAACCAACCGCATCGGCCCGGTGCCCGAAGGCGCGGAGCTGACCGCCAAGGTGCGCTCGCTGGCCAAGCCTGTGCCGGTCGTGCTGGACGGGCCGCTGGGCGGTGGGGCCGACACCACGATCCGCTTTGCCAGCCCCGAATATGGCGTCGCCCCCGGACAGGCGGCGGTGATCTATGCGGGTGATCGGGTGATCGGCGGCGGCTGGATCGAGGAAACCTTCGCGGCCTGA
- a CDS encoding M48 family metalloprotease encodes MSVRSALASALRSVATLAACLLATTPAAAQSVLRDAETEALFHDMAAPLVRAAGLDPKNVDIVLVNDSSINAFVAGGQAVYIHSGLINEASSALEVQGVIAHELGHVVGGHAIDDRGAKMAGNISILSLLLGAAAAAAGGGAAAMGVFMAGQQAAMGKFLAYTRGEEEAADAAGASFLSKAGMSGRGSLEFFHKLLVMENRYGMTHSDEASFWSTHPLTDERIAYLEDVYKKDPAWNAPSDPALEERFQRVKAKLYGYLADPPSTFQAFPEYMNNVPALYARAYAYHKEGYLDKATGEADKLLAMAPRDPYFLELKGQILLEAGKPAEALGPLRQATALTGNQPLIATTFGHALIAQDDLVNSRDHLDEAQKVLKAAVARDRENPFAWYVLGITYAKSGDLPRARLASAEQASLSGNWGGALVNAEAAKNGLAAGSPDAIRAEDIAMEAKSYLAKSKKRS; translated from the coding sequence ATGTCAGTCCGTTCCGCGCTCGCCTCCGCCCTACGCTCTGTGGCCACGCTTGCCGCGTGCCTGCTGGCCACCACGCCTGCGGCGGCGCAATCGGTGCTGCGCGACGCGGAAACCGAGGCGCTGTTTCACGATATGGCCGCGCCGCTGGTGCGTGCGGCGGGGCTGGACCCCAAGAATGTCGATATCGTGCTGGTCAATGATTCCTCGATCAACGCCTTCGTGGCCGGGGGTCAGGCGGTCTATATCCATTCGGGCCTGATCAACGAGGCGTCCTCGGCGCTCGAGGTTCAGGGCGTGATCGCGCATGAGCTGGGCCACGTGGTCGGCGGCCATGCGATCGATGATCGCGGGGCCAAGATGGCGGGCAATATCTCGATCCTCTCGCTGTTGCTGGGCGCGGCGGCGGCGGCGGCGGGCGGGGGCGCGGCGGCGATGGGCGTGTTCATGGCCGGGCAGCAGGCCGCGATGGGCAAATTCCTGGCCTATACGCGCGGCGAGGAAGAAGCCGCCGACGCGGCGGGCGCATCGTTCCTGTCCAAGGCGGGCATGTCCGGGCGCGGCTCGCTGGAGTTTTTTCACAAACTGCTGGTGATGGAAAACCGCTATGGCATGACCCATAGCGACGAGGCGAGTTTCTGGTCCACCCACCCGCTGACCGATGAACGCATCGCCTATCTGGAGGATGTGTACAAGAAAGACCCCGCGTGGAACGCCCCCAGCGATCCGGCGCTGGAGGAACGCTTTCAAAGGGTTAAGGCCAAGCTCTACGGCTATCTGGCCGATCCGCCCAGCACGTTTCAGGCCTTTCCAGAGTACATGAACAATGTGCCCGCGCTCTATGCGCGCGCCTATGCCTATCACAAGGAAGGCTATCTGGATAAGGCAACGGGCGAGGCGGACAAGCTGTTGGCCATGGCCCCGCGCGATCCCTATTTCCTTGAACTGAAGGGCCAGATCCTGCTGGAGGCGGGCAAGCCTGCCGAGGCGCTCGGCCCCTTGCGGCAGGCCACGGCTCTCACCGGCAACCAGCCGCTGATCGCCACCACTTTTGGCCATGCGCTGATCGCGCAGGACGATCTGGTCAATTCGCGCGACCATCTGGACGAGGCGCAGAAGGTGCTCAAGGCCGCCGTGGCGCGCGACCGGGAAAATCCCTTTGCCTGGTATGTTCTGGGCATCACCTATGCCAAGAGCGGCGATCTGCCCCGCGCCCGTCTGGCCAGCGCCGAACAGGCCTCGCTTTCAGGCAATTGGGGCGGCGCGCTGGTCAATGCCGAGGCGGCCAAGAACGGCCTTGCCGCCGGATCGCCCGACGCCATCCGCGCCGAGGATATTGCGATGGAGGCCAAGAGCTATCTCGCAAAATCGAAAAAACGCTCATAG
- a CDS encoding YihY/virulence factor BrkB family protein, with amino-acid sequence MHDLTPEARRRRVARINGDLADRLRAQLGHRGFTVIQRVATGVWRDGFIHAGNLAYMAVLSIFPFFIVAGGLFSLVGEASERADLVHAFLRVTPRVVASVLEPVARDVVVMRHGWLLWAGMAAGVWTVSSLIETVRDILRRAYGTPVRHKSFWRRRLIGTGLVMVAVVLLLISLYMQVAIGTTLQLIPIDSIREQAMVANLSLSRLVPMVVLLGSLYLLFFILTPSTYRGPAYPKWPGALLVTLWWALVSLVLPWLLRWLFLYDLTYGSLAGAMIALFFFWLVGLGLVTGAELNAALAVTPEERDWLGQADNRASENMRDDYE; translated from the coding sequence ATGCACGATCTGACGCCCGAGGCGCGGCGGCGGCGGGTGGCGCGCATCAACGGCGATCTGGCCGACCGATTGCGCGCGCAACTGGGCCATCGCGGCTTTACCGTGATCCAGCGCGTGGCAACAGGCGTCTGGCGCGACGGTTTCATCCATGCGGGCAATCTGGCCTATATGGCGGTGCTTTCGATCTTTCCCTTTTTCATCGTGGCGGGCGGCCTGTTTTCGCTGGTGGGCGAGGCGAGCGAGCGGGCCGATCTGGTCCATGCCTTTTTGCGCGTCACGCCGCGCGTGGTGGCGTCTGTGCTCGAACCTGTGGCGCGCGATGTGGTGGTGATGCGCCATGGCTGGCTGCTCTGGGCGGGTATGGCGGCGGGCGTGTGGACGGTTTCCAGCCTGATCGAGACGGTGCGCGACATTCTGCGCCGCGCCTATGGCACGCCGGTGCGACACAAGAGCTTCTGGCGGCGGCGGCTGATCGGCACGGGGCTGGTGATGGTGGCGGTCGTGCTGCTGCTGATCTCGCTTTATATGCAGGTGGCGATCGGCACCACGTTGCAGCTGATCCCGATCGATTCGATTCGCGAACAGGCGATGGTGGCCAATCTCAGCCTGTCGCGGCTGGTGCCGATGGTGGTGCTGCTGGGGTCGCTCTATCTGTTGTTTTTTATATTGACGCCAAGCACTTATCGCGGCCCGGCCTATCCCAAATGGCCCGGCGCGCTGCTGGTCACGTTGTGGTGGGCGCTGGTCTCCCTGGTGCTGCCATGGCTGCTGCGCTGGCTTTTTTTGTATGATCTGACCTATGGCAGCCTTGCTGGCGCCATGATTGCCTTGTTCTTTTTCTGGCTTGTCGGGCTAGGACTGGTTACAGGCGCGGAATTGAATGCGGCTCTGGCGGTGACGCCCGAAGAGCGCGACTGGTTAGGACAGGCGGATAACCGCGCCTCCGAAAACATGAGGGATGATTACGAATGA
- a CDS encoding efflux RND transporter periplasmic adaptor subunit gives MNVEAKVKSAQMAPAYEAEEAQPFPRRKALIGAGAVLLAVGGIWAYTHRNPGGDGARANQAPLVTVSSPGVTTVAGTINASGVLAARHDMPVGVVGEGGTVVQVLVEPGAWVKRGQLLAVIDRQVQNQQQASSSANIGVAQADARIAQANLDRGLKLVANGFISNADIDKLTAVRDAANARVRVAQAQLGEMQAKIRRLNIVAPADGLVLDRALEVGQVVSPGNGVLFRIADKGEMEMRARLSESDLAHLALGQEVKVRPVGSEREFVGHVWQISPVIDPTTRQGIARIALPYDRDIRPGGFAGAEIRSGSIAAPLLPESALQADAQGSYVYVVTGDNKAVRRRVKVAMVTEKGVAIASGLSGVERVVLRAGAFLTEGETVNPRSQPNQP, from the coding sequence ATGAATGTCGAGGCCAAGGTGAAGTCTGCCCAAATGGCACCGGCCTATGAAGCGGAGGAGGCCCAGCCCTTTCCCCGCCGCAAGGCGCTGATCGGGGCGGGGGCCGTGCTTTTGGCCGTTGGCGGCATCTGGGCCTATACCCATCGCAACCCGGGCGGCGATGGCGCGCGCGCCAATCAGGCGCCGCTGGTCACCGTATCGTCCCCCGGCGTCACCACGGTGGCCGGCACAATCAATGCCAGCGGCGTGCTGGCCGCGCGCCATGACATGCCCGTGGGCGTGGTGGGCGAAGGCGGCACGGTGGTGCAGGTGCTGGTCGAACCGGGCGCGTGGGTAAAGCGCGGGCAATTGCTGGCCGTGATCGACCGTCAGGTGCAGAACCAGCAGCAGGCCAGCAGCAGCGCCAATATCGGCGTGGCCCAGGCCGACGCGCGCATCGCCCAGGCCAATCTGGACCGCGGGCTCAAACTGGTGGCCAACGGGTTCATCTCGAACGCCGACATCGACAAGCTGACCGCCGTGCGCGATGCGGCCAATGCGCGGGTGCGCGTGGCGCAGGCGCAATTGGGCGAGATGCAGGCCAAGATCCGCCGGCTGAACATTGTCGCCCCCGCCGACGGCCTCGTGCTCGACCGCGCGCTGGAGGTGGGTCAGGTGGTCAGCCCCGGCAATGGCGTGCTGTTCCGCATTGCGGACAAGGGCGAGATGGAAATGCGCGCCCGCCTGTCGGAAAGCGATCTGGCGCATCTGGCGCTAGGCCAGGAGGTCAAGGTGCGGCCTGTGGGGTCCGAGCGCGAATTTGTCGGCCATGTCTGGCAGATCTCGCCCGTGATCGACCCAACCACGCGTCAGGGGATCGCGCGTATCGCGCTGCCCTATGACCGCGACATCCGCCCCGGCGGCTTTGCCGGCGCGGAAATCCGCAGCGGCTCGATTGCCGCGCCCCTGCTGCCCGAATCGGCTTTGCAGGCCGATGCGCAGGGCAGCTATGTCTATGTCGTGACCGGCGACAACAAGGCGGTGCGCCGCCGGGTCAAGGTGGCGATGGTGACCGAAAAGGGCGTGGCCATTGCCTCTGGCCTTTCGGGCGTCGAACGGGTGGTGCTGCGCGCAGGCGCCTTCCTGACCGAGGGCGAAACGGTCAATCCGCGCAGCCAGCCCAACCAGCCGTAA